A part of Escherichia marmotae genomic DNA contains:
- the aroE gene encoding shikimate dehydrogenase, with product MQTYVVFGNPIAHSKSPFIHQQFAQQLNIEHPYGRVLAPINDFINTLNAFFSAGGKGANVTVPFKEEAFARADELTERAALAGAVNTLKRLEDGRLLGDNTDGVGLLSDLERLSFIRPGLRILLIGAGGASRGVLLPLLSLDCAVTITNRTVSRAEELAKLFAHTGSVQALSMDELEGHEFDLIINATSSGISGDVPAIPESLIHPGISCYDMFYQKGKTPFLVWCEQHGSKRNADGLGMLVAQAAHAFLLWHGVLPDVEPIIKQLQQELSA from the coding sequence ATGCAAACCTATGTTGTTTTTGGTAATCCGATAGCCCACAGCAAATCGCCATTCATTCATCAGCAATTTGCACAGCAACTGAATATTGAACATCCCTATGGACGCGTACTGGCGCCAATCAATGATTTCATCAACACATTGAATGCTTTCTTTAGTGCTGGTGGTAAAGGTGCGAATGTGACGGTGCCTTTTAAAGAAGAAGCTTTTGCCAGAGCAGATGAACTTACTGAGCGGGCGGCGTTGGCTGGGGCGGTTAATACACTCAAGCGGTTAGAAGATGGACGCCTGCTGGGTGACAATACTGATGGCGTAGGTTTGTTAAGCGATCTGGAACGCCTGTCTTTTATCCGCCCCGGTTTGCGTATTTTGCTCATTGGCGCTGGTGGGGCATCTCGGGGTGTATTACTGCCACTTCTTTCTCTGGATTGTGCGGTGACAATCACTAACCGAACGGTTTCTCGCGCGGAAGAGTTGGCTAAATTATTTGCGCATACTGGTAGTGTTCAGGCCTTGAGCATGGACGAACTGGAGGGGCACGAGTTCGATCTCATTATTAATGCGACATCCAGTGGTATTAGTGGCGATGTTCCGGCGATTCCGGAATCACTCATTCATCCAGGAATTAGTTGTTATGACATGTTCTACCAGAAAGGGAAAACGCCTTTTCTGGTATGGTGTGAGCAGCACGGTTCAAAGCGTAATGCTGATGGTTTAGGAATGCTGGTGGCGCAGGCAGCGCATGCTTTCCTTCTTTGGCATGGTGTTCTGCCCGACGTGGAACCGATCATTAAACAATTGCAACAGGAGCTGTCCGCGTGA
- the acrE gene encoding multidrug efflux RND transporter periplasmic adaptor subunit AcrE, whose product MTKYARFFLLPPFIMISAALIAGCNDKGEEKVHVGEPQVTVHVVKTAPLEVKTELPGRTNAFRIAEVRPQVNGIVLNRNFTEGSDVQAGQSLYQIDPATYQASYDSAKGELAKSEAAASIAHLTVKRYVPLVGTKYISQQEYDQAIADARQADAAVIAAKATVESARINLAYTKVTAPISGRIGKSTVTEGALVTNGQTTELATVQQLDPIYVDVTQSSNDFMRLKQSVEQGNLHKENTTSNVELVMENGQTYPLKGTLQFSDVTVDESTGSITLRAVFPNPQHTLLPGMFVRARIDEGVQPDAILIPQQGVSRTPRGDATVLIVNEKSQVEARPVVASQAIGDKWLISEGLKSGDQVIVSGLQKARPGEQVKATTDTPADTASK is encoded by the coding sequence ATGACGAAATATGCCAGGTTTTTCCTCCTGCCCCCCTTTATCATGATCTCCGCAGCGTTAATCGCGGGTTGCAACGATAAGGGAGAAGAGAAAGTTCACGTCGGTGAACCGCAGGTTACCGTTCATGTTGTGAAAACTGCCCCGTTAGAAGTTAAAACTGAATTACCTGGCCGTACCAACGCTTTCCGTATTGCCGAAGTTCGCCCACAGGTTAACGGGATCGTACTAAATCGTAATTTCACTGAAGGCAGCGATGTGCAAGCAGGTCAGTCCCTGTACCAGATTGATCCAGCGACCTATCAGGCAAGTTATGACAGTGCGAAAGGTGAACTGGCGAAAAGTGAAGCCGCCGCTTCCATCGCGCATTTGACGGTAAAACGTTACGTTCCGCTCGTGGGCACAAAATACATCAGTCAGCAGGAGTACGATCAGGCCATTGCTGATGCCCGCCAGGCCGATGCCGCCGTGATTGCCGCAAAAGCCACGGTCGAAAGCGCCCGCATCAATCTCGCTTATACCAAAGTAACCGCGCCAATTAGCGGACGTATCGGCAAATCGACTGTGACCGAAGGTGCTCTCGTCACTAACGGGCAAACGACTGAACTGGCGACTGTCCAGCAACTCGATCCTATCTACGTCGATGTGACCCAATCAAGCAACGATTTCATGAGACTGAAGCAGTCCGTAGAGCAAGGAAATTTACATAAGGAAAACACCACCAGCAACGTAGAGCTGGTCATGGAAAACGGTCAAACTTATCCCCTGAAAGGCACACTGCAATTCTCCGATGTGACCGTGGATGAAAGCACTGGTTCCATAACCCTACGTGCGGTTTTCCCTAACCCACAGCATACGCTTCTGCCGGGTATGTTTGTGCGCGCCCGGATTGATGAAGGTGTACAACCTGATGCCATTCTTATTCCGCAACAAGGCGTCAGCCGCACACCGCGTGGCGATGCAACCGTGCTGATTGTGAATGAGAAAAGTCAGGTTGAAGCGCGTCCAGTCGTTGCCAGCCAGGCGATTGGCGATAAATGGTTAATTAGCGAAGGGCTGAAATCTGGCGATCAAGTCATTGTCAGCGGTCTGCAAAAAGCGCGTCCGGGAGAACAGGTTAAAGCCACGACCGATACCCCCGCAGATACTGCGTCGAAGTAA
- a CDS encoding amino acid ABC transporter ATP-binding protein: MSQILLQPANAMITLENVNKWYGQFHVLKNINLIVQPGERIVLCGPSGSGKSTTIRCINHLEEHQQGRIVVDGIELNEDIRNIERVRQEVGMVFQHFNLFPHLTVLQNCTLAPIWVRKMPKKEAEALAMHYLERVRIAEHAQKFPGQISGGQQQRVAIARSLCMKPKIMLFDEPTSALDPEMVKEVLDTMIGLAQSGMTMLCVTHEMGFARTVADKVIFMDRGEIVEQAAPDEFFAHPKSERTQAFLSQVIH; encoded by the coding sequence ATGAGCCAAATTTTACTGCAACCTGCTAACGCGATGATTACGCTGGAAAATGTTAACAAATGGTATGGGCAATTCCATGTCCTGAAGAATATAAATTTAATCGTGCAACCGGGGGAACGAATCGTTCTGTGTGGCCCTTCTGGTTCCGGGAAATCGACAACCATCCGTTGTATTAATCACCTGGAAGAACATCAACAGGGAAGAATCGTAGTGGATGGCATCGAACTTAACGAAGATATCCGCAATATTGAGCGTGTCAGGCAAGAAGTAGGAATGGTCTTTCAGCATTTCAATCTCTTCCCACATCTGACCGTTTTACAGAACTGTACCCTGGCGCCGATTTGGGTACGCAAGATGCCGAAGAAAGAGGCTGAAGCTCTGGCGATGCATTACCTTGAGAGAGTACGAATTGCCGAACATGCACAGAAGTTTCCCGGGCAGATATCCGGTGGTCAGCAGCAACGCGTTGCCATAGCTCGTTCACTCTGCATGAAACCCAAGATCATGTTGTTTGATGAACCCACGTCGGCGCTCGATCCGGAGATGGTGAAAGAAGTGCTGGATACGATGATTGGACTGGCACAGTCGGGTATGACAATGCTGTGTGTAACGCATGAGATGGGATTTGCCCGCACTGTTGCTGACAAGGTCATTTTTATGGATCGCGGAGAGATTGTTGAGCAGGCCGCGCCGGATGAGTTTTTTGCACATCCGAAATCGGAACGCACGCAGGCGTTTTTATCGCAGGTAATCCATTAA
- a CDS encoding gamma carbonic anhydrase family protein has translation MSDALRPYRDLFPQIGQRVMIDSSSVVIGDVRLADDVGIWPLVVIRGDVNHVQIGTRTNIQDGSVLHVTHKSTANPQGNPLIVGDDVTVGHKVMLHGCTIGNRVLVGMGSILLDGAVIEDDVMVGAGSLVPQNKRLESGYLYLGSPVKQIRPLTDEEKSALRYSANNYVKWKDEYLDQGNQTQP, from the coding sequence ATGTCTGACGCTCTACGCCCATACCGGGATCTTTTTCCACAAATCGGTCAACGAGTCATGATCGACAGCAGTAGTGTGGTTATTGGTGATGTTCGTCTGGCTGATGATGTGGGGATCTGGCCGCTCGTCGTGATTCGTGGTGATGTGAATCATGTTCAGATTGGCACCCGAACGAATATACAAGATGGCAGTGTCCTACACGTGACCCATAAATCGACGGCCAATCCTCAAGGTAATCCATTGATCGTGGGGGATGATGTTACAGTTGGGCATAAAGTCATGCTTCATGGATGCACCATTGGGAATCGTGTACTGGTTGGGATGGGCTCAATTTTACTTGATGGCGCTGTAATAGAAGATGATGTGATGGTTGGAGCGGGTAGTCTGGTCCCACAAAATAAACGCCTGGAGAGCGGATATCTGTATCTCGGTAGCCCCGTCAAACAGATCCGCCCGTTAACTGATGAAGAAAAATCTGCGTTACGCTATTCAGCTAATAACTACGTGAAATGGAAAGACGAGTATCTGGATCAGGGTAACCAAACCCAACCTTGA
- a CDS encoding amino acid ABC transporter substrate-binding protein: MKKMMIATLAAASVLLAVANQAHAGATLDAVKKKGFVQCGISDGLPGFSYADADGKFSGIDVDVCRGVAAAVFGDDTKVKYTPLTAKERFTALQSGEVDLLSRNTTWTSSRDAGMGMVFTAVTYYDGIGFLTHDKAGLKSAKELDGATVCIQAGTDTELNVADYFKANNMKYTPVTFDRSDESAKALESGRCDTLASDQSQLYALRIKLSNPAEWIVLPEVISKEPLGPVVRRGDDEWFSIVRWTLFAMLNAEEMGVNSQNVDEKAANPATPDMAHLLGKEGDYGKDLKLDNKWAYNIIKQVGNYSEIFERNVGSESPLKIKRGQNNLWNNGGIQYAPPVR; this comes from the coding sequence ATGAAAAAGATGATGATAGCCACACTGGCTGCCGCCAGCGTGCTGCTTGCCGTTGCAAATCAGGCGCATGCTGGCGCGACGCTCGATGCTGTAAAGAAAAAAGGTTTTGTGCAATGCGGGATCAGCGACGGATTACCGGGGTTCTCTTATGCTGATGCAGACGGTAAGTTTTCTGGTATTGATGTTGATGTTTGTCGTGGTGTTGCCGCTGCTGTATTTGGCGACGACACGAAAGTGAAATATACGCCGCTCACCGCAAAAGAACGCTTTACTGCATTGCAATCCGGAGAAGTGGACTTACTCTCCCGTAATACGACCTGGACTTCATCTCGCGACGCAGGCATGGGAATGGTATTTACTGCCGTCACTTATTACGACGGCATTGGTTTCCTGACACATGACAAAGCAGGGTTAAAAAGCGCGAAGGAACTTGATGGCGCAACTGTCTGTATTCAGGCGGGTACGGATACTGAACTCAACGTTGCCGATTACTTCAAGGCAAACAATATGAAGTACACGCCAGTGACTTTCGATCGCTCTGACGAATCCGCGAAGGCACTGGAGTCTGGTCGCTGCGATACTCTGGCTTCGGATCAATCACAACTGTATGCCTTGCGTATCAAATTAAGTAACCCTGCCGAATGGATTGTTCTGCCGGAAGTTATCTCTAAAGAACCGCTTGGCCCGGTGGTTCGTCGTGGCGATGACGAATGGTTTTCTATTGTTCGCTGGACCCTGTTCGCCATGCTGAATGCTGAAGAGATGGGCGTTAATTCACAGAACGTCGATGAAAAAGCAGCAAATCCGGCAACACCAGATATGGCGCACCTGCTGGGTAAAGAAGGCGATTACGGTAAGGATCTGAAACTGGATAACAAGTGGGCCTACAACATCATCAAACAGGTAGGTAATTACTCGGAAATTTTTGAGCGCAACGTCGGCTCCGAAAGTCCGCTGAAAATTAAACGGGGTCAAAATAACCTCTGGAATAACGGTGGCATCCAATATGCACCGCCCGTGCGTTAA
- a CDS encoding lipoprotein — MKRLISVALLTALLAGCAHDSPCVPVYDDQGRLVHTNTCMKGTTQDNWETAGAIAGGAAAVAGLTMGIIALSK, encoded by the coding sequence ATGAAAAGATTAATTTCTGTGGCATTGCTCACCGCATTGCTGGCGGGTTGTGCTCACGATTCCCCTTGCGTTCCGGTTTATGACGATCAGGGCCGTCTGGTTCACACCAATACCTGTATGAAAGGTACGACGCAGGATAACTGGGAAACTGCCGGAGCTATTGCTGGCGGGGCAGCGGCTGTCGCTGGCCTGACAATGGGGATTATTGCTCTGTCAAAATAA
- a CDS encoding amino acid ABC transporter permease, which produces MTKVLLSHPPRPANHNPSRVIVWARKNLFSSWSNSLLTIGCLWLMWELIPPLLNWAFLQANWVGSTRADCTKAGACWVFIHERFGQFMYGLYPHDQRWRINLALLIGLISIAPMFWKILSHRGRYIAVWAMIYPLIVWWLMYGGFLGLERVETRQWGGLTLTLIIASVGIAGALPWGILLALGRRSHMPIVRILSVIFIEFWRGVPLITVLFMSSVMLPLFMAEGTSIDKLIRALVGVILFQSAYVAEVVRGGLQALPKGQYEAAESLALGYWKTQGLVILPQALKLVIPGLVNTIIALFKDTSLVIIIGLFDLFSSVQQATVDPAWLGMSTEGYVFAALIYWIFCFSMSRYSQHLEKRFNTERTPH; this is translated from the coding sequence ATGACGAAAGTATTGCTGTCTCATCCCCCGCGCCCGGCGAACCATAACCCAAGCCGCGTTATAGTTTGGGCGCGCAAAAATCTGTTCTCAAGCTGGAGTAATAGTCTGCTGACCATTGGTTGCCTGTGGCTGATGTGGGAATTGATTCCACCGTTGCTGAACTGGGCTTTTTTGCAGGCTAACTGGGTTGGGTCAACCCGCGCAGACTGTACAAAAGCAGGTGCCTGCTGGGTCTTCATCCACGAGCGATTTGGCCAGTTTATGTATGGGCTTTACCCACACGACCAACGCTGGCGAATTAATCTGGCATTACTGATTGGCCTGATTTCGATTGCACCAATGTTCTGGAAAATACTCTCGCATCGCGGTCGCTATATTGCGGTATGGGCGATGATTTACCCGCTTATTGTCTGGTGGCTAATGTATGGTGGTTTTCTTGGTCTTGAGCGAGTTGAAACCCGGCAATGGGGTGGGCTAACACTTACTTTGATTATTGCATCAGTTGGGATTGCAGGGGCGCTGCCGTGGGGGATTTTATTGGCGTTAGGCCGCCGTTCTCATATGCCGATTGTGCGTATCTTATCCGTCATTTTTATCGAGTTCTGGCGTGGCGTACCGCTGATCACCGTGTTGTTTATGTCGTCAGTGATGCTGCCGTTATTTATGGCAGAAGGCACCAGCATCGACAAACTGATCCGTGCATTAGTCGGAGTGATCCTGTTCCAGTCCGCTTATGTTGCGGAAGTGGTGCGAGGTGGATTGCAGGCGCTCCCCAAAGGTCAATATGAAGCTGCAGAGTCGCTGGCGTTGGGTTACTGGAAAACCCAAGGGCTGGTTATTCTGCCACAGGCACTGAAACTGGTTATTCCAGGGCTGGTAAACACCATCATCGCACTATTCAAAGATACCAGTCTGGTGATCATTATCGGGTTGTTCGATCTTTTCAGTAGCGTTCAGCAGGCAACCGTTGATCCCGCCTGGTTGGGCATGTCGACCGAAGGGTACGTCTTCGCTGCACTGATCTATTGGATCTTCTGTTTCAGTATGTCGCGTTATAGCCAACATCTGGAAAAACGTTTTAACACCGAGCGTACACCGCATTGA
- a CDS encoding DUF1488 domain-containing protein: MNQAIQFPDREEWSESKKCVCFPAIVNGMQLTCAITGESLAHRFAGDTPEHWLANFRQHRWDLEEEAESLIQDQGEDDQGWVWLP; encoded by the coding sequence GTGAATCAGGCAATCCAGTTTCCAGACAGGGAAGAGTGGAGCGAAAGTAAAAAATGCGTATGTTTTCCTGCTATTGTGAATGGTATGCAATTGACTTGTGCTATTACTGGTGAGAGTCTGGCGCATCGTTTTGCCGGAGATACGCCAGAACATTGGTTAGCGAATTTTCGTCAACATCGCTGGGATCTGGAAGAAGAAGCTGAAAGCTTGATTCAGGATCAAGGCGAAGATGATCAAGGTTGGGTTTGGTTACCCTGA
- a CDS encoding amino acid ABC transporter permease, translated as MSHRRPTVKGSLSFANPVVRAWLFQILAVVAVVGIVSWLFHNTVTNLSNRGITSGFAFLDRDAGFGIVQHLIDYQQGDTYGRVFIVGLLNTLLVSALCIVFASVLGFFIGLARLSENWLLRKLSTIYIEIFRNIPPLLQIFFWYFAVLRNLPGPRQAVSAFDLAFLSNRGLYIPSPQLGDGFLAFIVTVVMAIAISVGLFRFNKTYQIKTGQLRRTWPVAAVMIIGLPLLAQWLFGTALHWNIPALQGFNFRGGMVLIPELAALTLALSVYTSAFIAEIIRAGIQAVPYGQHEAARSLGLPNTVTLRQVIIPQALRVIIPPLTSQYLNIVKNSSLAAAIGYPDMVSLFAGTVLNQTGQAIETIAMTMSVYLIISLTISLLMNIYNRRIAIVER; from the coding sequence ATGTCTCATCGCCGCCCAACTGTTAAAGGCTCACTCTCCTTTGCCAACCCTGTGGTTCGCGCCTGGTTATTCCAAATCCTTGCCGTTGTTGCCGTCGTCGGCATTGTTAGTTGGCTATTTCACAATACCGTGACGAATCTAAGCAATCGTGGCATTACATCAGGGTTTGCCTTTCTTGATCGTGACGCTGGCTTCGGTATCGTCCAGCATTTGATCGATTACCAGCAGGGCGATACCTACGGACGCGTTTTTATTGTCGGTTTGCTCAATACGCTACTGGTTTCAGCATTGTGTATTGTGTTCGCTTCTGTTCTGGGCTTCTTTATTGGATTAGCGCGACTTTCAGAGAACTGGTTACTGCGAAAGTTATCCACAATTTATATTGAGATCTTCCGTAATATTCCGCCGCTGTTGCAAATCTTCTTCTGGTACTTTGCCGTGTTGCGCAATTTGCCCGGACCGCGACAGGCAGTGAGTGCGTTTGATCTGGCCTTTTTGAGCAATCGCGGGCTTTACATTCCCTCACCGCAACTGGGAGATGGATTTCTTGCGTTTATCGTGACCGTTGTGATGGCTATAGCCATTTCTGTTGGGCTATTTCGCTTCAACAAAACGTACCAGATAAAAACCGGTCAACTACGTCGCACATGGCCTGTCGCCGCTGTGATGATCATTGGTTTACCTTTGCTGGCGCAATGGCTTTTTGGCACAGCACTTCACTGGAACATTCCAGCCCTACAAGGGTTTAACTTCCGCGGTGGTATGGTGCTGATCCCTGAACTGGCTGCCTTAACGTTGGCGCTTTCGGTCTATACCTCTGCATTTATCGCTGAGATTATCCGCGCAGGGATTCAGGCTGTGCCTTATGGCCAACACGAAGCAGCCCGATCGCTGGGATTACCCAATACTGTCACACTACGTCAGGTGATTATTCCGCAGGCGCTGCGGGTGATTATTCCTCCGTTAACCAGCCAGTATCTCAACATCGTCAAAAACTCTTCTCTTGCCGCCGCTATTGGCTATCCGGATATGGTTTCACTGTTTGCCGGCACCGTGCTTAACCAGACCGGGCAGGCCATCGAGACGATAGCCATGACCATGTCGGTCTATCTGATTATCAGCCTGACTATCTCACTGCTGATGAATATCTATAACCGCCGTATCGCAATCGTTGAACGCTAA
- the acrF gene encoding multidrug efflux RND transporter permease subunit AcrF has protein sequence MANFFIRRPIFAWVLAIILMMAGVLAILQLPIAQYPTIAPPAVSVSANYPDADAQTVQDTVTQIIEQNMNGIDNLMYMSSTSDSAGSVTITLTFQSGTDPDIAQVQVQNKLQLATPLLPQEVQQQGISVEKSSSSYLMVAGFVSDNPSTTQDDISDYVASNVKDTLSRLNGVGDVQLFGAQYAMRIWLDADLLNKYKLTPVDVINQLKVQNDQIAAGQLGGTPALPGQQLNASIIAQTRLKNPEEFSKVTLRVNSDGSVVRLKDVARVELGGENYNVIARINGKPAAGLGIKLATGANALDTAKAIKAKLAELQPFFPQGMKVLYPYDTTPFVQLSIHEVVKTLVEAIILVFLVMYLFLQNMRATLIPTIAVPVVLLGTFAILAAFGYSINTLTMFGMVLAIGLLVDDAIVVVENVERVMMEDNLPPKEATEKSMSQIQGALVGIAMVLSAVFIPMAFFGGSTGAIYRQFSITIVSAMALSVLVALILTPALCATLLKPVSAEHHDKKSGFFGWFNTTFDHSVNHYTNSVGKILGSTGRYLLIYALIVAGMVVLFLRLPSSFLPEEDQGVFLTMIQLPAGATQERTQKVLDQVTDYYLKNEKANVESVFTVNGFSFSGQAQNAGMAFVSLKPWEKRGGDENSAEAVIHRAKMELGKIRDGFVIPFNMPAIVELGTATGFDFELIDQAGLGHDALTQARNQLLGMAAQHPDSLVSVRPNGLEDTAQFKLEVDQEKAQALGVSLSDINQTISTALGGTYVNDFIDRGRVKKVYVQADAKFRMLPEDVDKLYVRSANGEMVPFSAFTTAHWVYGSPRLERYNGLPSMEIQGEAAPGTSSGDAMALMENLASKLPAGIGYDWTGMSYQERLSGNQAPALVAISFLVVFLCLAALYESWSIPVSVMLVVPLGIVGVLLAATLFNQKNDVYFMVGLLTTIGLSAKNAILIVEFAKDLMEKESKGVIEATLMAVRMRLRPILMTSLAFILGVLPLAISNGAGSGAQNAVGIGVMGGMVSATLLAIFFVPVFFVVIRRCFKG, from the coding sequence ATGGCAAACTTTTTTATTCGACGACCGATATTTGCATGGGTGCTGGCCATTATTCTGATGATGGCAGGCGTACTGGCGATCCTACAATTACCTATCGCCCAATACCCAACCATTGCGCCGCCTGCGGTTTCTGTTTCGGCAAACTATCCGGATGCTGATGCACAGACCGTACAGGATACGGTGACGCAGATTATCGAACAGAATATGAATGGTATCGATAATCTGATGTATATGTCCTCCACCAGCGATTCCGCTGGTAGCGTAACAATTACCCTCACTTTCCAGTCAGGGACAGATCCAGATATCGCGCAAGTCCAGGTGCAGAACAAACTCCAACTTGCCACGCCGTTGCTGCCGCAGGAAGTTCAACAACAGGGGATTAGCGTTGAAAAGTCCAGTAGCAGTTATTTGATGGTGGCAGGTTTTGTCTCTGATAATCCCAGTACCACTCAGGACGATATCTCGGACTATGTGGCCTCTAACGTTAAAGATACGCTTAGCCGCCTGAATGGCGTTGGTGACGTGCAACTCTTTGGCGCACAGTATGCGATGCGTATCTGGCTGGACGCCGACCTGCTAAACAAATATAAACTGACACCGGTTGATGTGATTAACCAGTTGAAAGTGCAGAACGATCAGATAGCTGCCGGGCAACTGGGCGGAACACCAGCGTTGCCTGGGCAACAGTTGAACGCCTCGATTATTGCTCAGACCCGGTTAAAAAATCCGGAAGAGTTCAGCAAAGTCACCCTGCGCGTGAACAGCGACGGTTCAGTGGTTCGCCTGAAAGATGTCGCCCGTGTTGAGCTTGGTGGTGAAAACTATAACGTCATCGCCCGTATCAACGGTAAACCGGCAGCGGGTCTGGGTATTAAACTAGCCACTGGCGCGAACGCCCTCGATACGGCGAAAGCCATTAAGGCGAAACTGGCAGAATTACAGCCATTCTTCCCGCAGGGAATGAAGGTTCTCTACCCTTATGACACCACGCCATTCGTCCAGCTTTCTATTCACGAAGTGGTAAAAACGCTGGTTGAAGCCATTATCCTGGTGTTTCTGGTGATGTATCTGTTCTTGCAGAATATGCGAGCAACGCTGATCCCCACCATTGCTGTGCCCGTAGTGCTGTTAGGGACGTTTGCCATCCTCGCCGCTTTTGGTTACTCCATCAACACACTAACAATGTTTGGAATGGTGCTTGCCATCGGGCTGCTCGTCGATGATGCGATAGTGGTGGTAGAGAACGTCGAGCGCGTGATGATGGAGGATAATCTCCCGCCAAAAGAAGCGACGGAAAAATCGATGTCGCAAATTCAGGGCGCACTGGTGGGTATTGCGATGGTGCTGTCAGCGGTTTTTATTCCGATGGCATTCTTCGGCGGTTCCACAGGGGCAATTTATCGCCAGTTTTCTATCACCATTGTTTCGGCAATGGCGCTTTCCGTACTGGTGGCATTGATTCTCACCCCTGCATTATGCGCAACGCTACTCAAACCAGTCTCTGCCGAACATCACGATAAAAAGAGCGGTTTCTTCGGCTGGTTTAATACCACTTTCGATCATAGCGTTAACCACTATACCAATAGCGTTGGCAAAATCCTCGGTTCCACAGGGCGATATTTACTGATCTATGCGCTGATAGTTGCCGGAATGGTAGTGTTGTTTTTACGTCTCCCTTCTTCCTTTTTGCCGGAAGAAGATCAGGGGGTCTTTCTGACCATGATTCAACTTCCTGCTGGCGCGACGCAAGAGCGGACGCAAAAAGTGTTGGATCAAGTGACGGATTACTATCTGAAGAACGAGAAAGCGAACGTTGAAAGCGTCTTTACGGTTAACGGATTTAGCTTCAGCGGCCAGGCACAAAACGCCGGGATGGCCTTCGTTAGCCTGAAACCGTGGGAAAAGCGTGGTGGCGATGAAAACAGCGCGGAAGCAGTTATCCACCGCGCCAAAATGGAGCTGGGCAAGATCCGCGACGGTTTTGTCATTCCGTTCAATATGCCAGCCATTGTTGAACTGGGCACAGCAACGGGATTCGACTTTGAGTTAATCGATCAGGCCGGTCTGGGGCACGATGCCCTAACCCAGGCCCGCAACCAGTTGCTTGGTATGGCGGCGCAACATCCTGACAGCTTAGTCAGTGTACGTCCCAATGGTCTGGAAGATACCGCGCAGTTCAAACTTGAAGTTGACCAAGAAAAGGCACAGGCATTAGGCGTTTCGCTTTCTGATATCAATCAGACCATTTCTACGGCGTTGGGCGGAACTTACGTTAACGACTTCATCGACCGTGGACGAGTAAAAAAAGTGTACGTTCAGGCTGATGCAAAATTCCGTATGCTGCCAGAAGATGTCGATAAACTTTATGTCCGCAGCGCCAACGGTGAAATGGTGCCATTCTCTGCCTTTACCACTGCACATTGGGTGTATGGTTCTCCGCGACTGGAACGCTACAACGGCCTGCCTTCAATGGAGATTCAGGGGGAAGCCGCGCCAGGAACCAGTTCCGGTGATGCGATGGCGCTGATGGAAAATCTTGCGTCAAAATTACCTGCCGGCATTGGTTATGACTGGACGGGGATGTCGTATCAGGAACGCTTATCGGGTAACCAGGCTCCTGCCCTGGTAGCAATCTCCTTCCTGGTGGTTTTCCTGTGCCTTGCGGCGCTCTATGAAAGCTGGTCAATTCCCGTCTCGGTTATGCTGGTCGTGCCATTAGGGATTGTCGGCGTACTGCTGGCTGCAACACTCTTTAATCAGAAAAATGACGTTTATTTTATGGTGGGCTTGTTAACGACAATTGGCTTATCAGCCAAAAACGCCATTTTGATTGTTGAGTTCGCCAAAGACCTGATGGAGAAAGAAAGTAAAGGCGTTATCGAAGCAACGCTAATGGCGGTGCGCATGCGTCTGCGACCTATCCTGATGACATCCCTCGCATTTATACTCGGCGTGTTGCCGCTGGCTATCAGTAACGGTGCCGGGAGCGGCGCTCAGAACGCAGTGGGTATCGGTGTAATGGGTGGCATGGTCTCTGCAACATTGCTGGCTATTTTCTTCGTGCCGGTGTTCTTTGTCGTGATCCGCCGTTGCTTCAAAGGGTAA